From a region of the Campylobacter showae genome:
- a CDS encoding TolC family protein, with amino-acid sequence MKTKILLSALLASNLAFAQSVSLSQAYEMALENNNELKMTMYNSIASQERLSQATAMFLPTINAEAAYVGEKYDRMDRRRVSKINESYKKVGVSLSQSVFRPAIWYQRNQEEIRVRGNELMYENTKQELAKRVVEAYFNYTFASETLALAQSYEEANRAKYNQMQKSLEFGLVNKMDMLESKVRLDEALLGVNKAKLNIEVAKLELVKLVGQEIEVKDSFSNIDTEFFKKVNLSNFSDVARNFKFQDSVLAVEISEQEYKKRKSEHLPTLDFSISYANLYYIDNNYSGDRRRKLDTMLRFTLPLYTGGATSSRVEEGKLLRLASIEQQKDIQKEIEISQKRAINNYLNYIDECELMKRSLENAELYVKSIERGYEEGLKDAVNLFDARARVFKTRNEALTASYNLVLAYLEIQWLNSNISVDMMRDLQRAFK; translated from the coding sequence ATGAAGACTAAAATTTTACTTTCGGCCTTGTTGGCTTCAAATTTAGCTTTTGCTCAAAGCGTTAGCCTTTCTCAGGCATACGAAATGGCGCTTGAAAACAATAATGAACTTAAAATGACCATGTATAATAGTATAGCCTCTCAAGAGAGGCTATCTCAAGCTACGGCCATGTTTTTGCCGACCATTAACGCCGAAGCTGCATATGTCGGCGAAAAATACGACAGAATGGATAGGCGAAGAGTATCAAAAATAAATGAAAGCTATAAAAAAGTAGGCGTTAGCCTTAGTCAGAGCGTATTTAGGCCGGCAATCTGGTATCAAAGAAATCAAGAAGAGATCAGGGTGCGCGGCAACGAGCTGATGTATGAAAATACCAAACAAGAACTGGCAAAAAGGGTCGTGGAGGCATATTTTAACTATACTTTCGCATCAGAGACGCTAGCTCTTGCTCAGAGCTACGAGGAAGCCAACCGAGCCAAATACAACCAAATGCAGAAGTCTTTGGAATTCGGGCTGGTAAATAAAATGGATATGCTTGAATCTAAGGTTAGATTAGACGAGGCGTTGCTGGGCGTAAACAAAGCTAAGCTAAATATCGAAGTAGCAAAGCTAGAGCTAGTAAAGCTAGTCGGGCAAGAGATCGAGGTGAAGGATAGCTTTTCAAACATCGATACCGAATTTTTCAAAAAAGTAAATTTGTCGAATTTTAGCGACGTAGCAAGAAATTTTAAATTTCAAGACAGCGTTTTGGCCGTCGAAATCTCAGAACAAGAATACAAAAAGAGAAAAAGCGAGCATCTCCCTACGCTTGATTTTAGCATCAGCTATGCAAATTTGTATTACATAGACAATAACTATTCGGGCGACAGAAGAAGAAAGCTGGATACTATGTTGCGATTTACTCTGCCTTTATATACGGGCGGTGCGACCAGCTCAAGAGTAGAGGAGGGTAAACTACTAAGACTAGCTAGCATCGAACAACAAAAAGATATTCAAAAAGAGATAGAGATCAGCCAAAAAAGAGCGATAAATAACTATCTTAATTATATCGACGAATGCGAGTTAATGAAGCGCTCTTTGGAAAATGCGGAGCTTTATGTAAAATCAATAGAAAGAGGCTACGAAGAGGGCTTGAAAGATGCGGTAAATTTGTTTGATGCTCGCGCTAGAGTTTTTAAAACCAGAAACGAAGCACTAACGGCATCTTATAATTTGGTCCTCGCATATTTGGAAATCCAGTGGCTTAATTCTAATATATCGGTTGATATGATGCGGGACTTGCAAAGAGCGTTTAAGTAA
- a CDS encoding SapC family protein, whose amino-acid sequence MGRAVREIKSEMVLIKQKGNFFADQSEKDLYVEILSSLTQKYDMEILGYILESNSISLFLKSLNIPKIMQELNSAFIRNRNKARGYIQESDIKRYEIRDVFINEFEDVLAFLQQNGGYTFRSIDKNLSLAKKIEIQNFKKRTEMKIVALNSEVHNGVSYHQDALPNFPFAEIVASEAFFCEKDLPIVFTNDVVPKLLVLLGRNENLIIDKNYKGYVPAILQNYPFTLAKVEDKNILCIDEDAPQLKGKGEKLFKKNEEPSEFLQNTINAMQNYNAQLEATQKALEEIKKAGILINKELTVSDNDKKITLIKGFSVVSRKKLNELDDATLADFVRKGYVSLIDAHIRSLTNLENLAGRILENESKKENESK is encoded by the coding sequence TTGGGTAGAGCGGTTAGAGAAATAAAATCAGAAATGGTTTTGATAAAACAAAAGGGCAACTTTTTTGCCGATCAAAGCGAAAAAGACCTTTATGTTGAAATTTTAAGTTCCCTAACGCAAAAATACGATATGGAAATTTTAGGCTACATTCTGGAGTCTAATTCCATATCGCTATTTTTAAAGTCCTTAAATATACCCAAGATCATGCAAGAGCTAAATAGTGCCTTTATAAGAAATAGGAATAAAGCGCGGGGTTATATCCAAGAAAGCGACATCAAAAGATACGAAATCCGAGACGTTTTTATAAACGAATTTGAAGATGTTTTGGCATTTTTGCAGCAAAACGGCGGATATACCTTCAGAAGCATCGACAAAAACTTAAGTTTAGCAAAAAAAATAGAGATTCAAAATTTTAAAAAAAGGACTGAAATGAAAATAGTTGCTTTAAATTCAGAAGTACATAACGGAGTGTCTTATCACCAAGATGCGTTGCCAAATTTCCCGTTTGCGGAGATAGTGGCGAGTGAGGCGTTTTTCTGCGAGAAAGATTTGCCTATAGTTTTCACGAACGACGTAGTGCCTAAACTGCTAGTACTACTAGGTAGAAATGAAAATCTAATAATAGATAAAAACTACAAAGGCTACGTGCCTGCGATCTTACAAAACTATCCTTTTACTCTTGCTAAAGTCGAAGATAAAAATATCCTTTGTATAGACGAGGATGCGCCTCAGCTAAAAGGTAAAGGCGAAAAACTATTCAAGAAAAATGAAGAGCCGAGCGAATTTTTGCAAAACACCATAAACGCTATGCAAAACTACAATGCTCAGCTAGAGGCTACGCAAAAAGCGTTAGAAGAGATCAAAAAGGCTGGAATTTTGATAAACAAAGAGCTAACCGTCTCTGATAACGATAAAAAAATCACCCTAATCAAAGGCTTTTCTGTCGTGAGCAGAAAAAAACTAAACGAGCTTGACGACGCTACTTTGGCTGATTTTGTTAGAAAAGGTTATGTAAGCCTTATAGATGCGCACATTAGAAGCTTAACGAATTTGGAAAATTTGGCGGGTAGAATTTTAGAAAACGAAAGTAAAAAAGAAAATGAAAGTAAATGA
- a CDS encoding DUF4214 domain-containing protein, whose translation MAVTQAQVAQLYVALFNRAPEGAGLNAWVSAGAAKTQAQIADDMLKAPAVQSYFNGSIDTDKGYIENIYKNILGKDYSQDPAGIDAWVRHLQAGHTRGETLTKLFEVAASAEAKAADPRAAKIFENKSAVAAYMAEKIGDIGKDGSGNFDYAPFQEIIRTTNESNLEAQKAKIDELASKGVEKSLTDGLDNITGTAGNDVFNGVYYAGNGTQKSTLSPLDKIDGGAGKDTLNLTVFKNDAPQNLTTTELQNIFKGVSNVENLNLISETQFDAGGVKFNFGLENLNISTIGDVSISETDATNKVSVNTTGKVSLNAKNAQNIDISAKSDVTLIAQDAKTVNVNSEGKANIAATAAQTLNLKANGETEVATSAKTVNIDLKSKTNALKNFTTQAADLTLANLKINDTSGNNVLIAYGAKKISVTDVDFGANSIRTDERDVDFTMSYADEGIAKLSSSAADKVKTLNLHAKAGKKGQLDLGNIASLTKVAVDGGMREFAMDLSAQANLTNFDSSAYEGNFSNLKLKNVQNATAKLGGGDDFVEIDSAANVHSIDGGAGEDTMVVTSAVATATTNKLSLLNFENLKITDALSGAVDMTKWANLGSVTLAGGAGAGAKIDNLANNSTIVVENAAIANDIAVNIKDAASGADDTLILKINPKANTAGLDNTGNFVIDGIENVRIVSSADTAKTAAAKNVINLNASDATKSALSGVYVSGDGNTELKLGANIVKIKGVDASSLTGKFTFDAGNHVERGGVVKGGSGDDTLSFGSVAGLKITGGAGNDVFKVGKLGAEANSPFGTDKLSSITDFSKGDKLYTGGAAAESNSIAKYDSDASLDFANNLREAEKAAAQHASKSAYFTYQSNTYIVTSDGVQGVGQDDYVTKLAGTVDLSGARVDSDHNIVL comes from the coding sequence ATGGCAGTAACGCAAGCACAAGTCGCCCAGCTTTATGTGGCATTGTTTAACAGAGCGCCGGAGGGAGCCGGATTAAACGCGTGGGTAAGCGCCGGAGCCGCTAAAACCCAAGCGCAAATAGCCGACGATATGCTCAAAGCGCCGGCCGTACAGTCGTACTTTAACGGCAGTATAGATACCGATAAAGGCTATATCGAAAATATCTATAAAAACATCCTCGGCAAGGACTACTCGCAAGATCCGGCAGGCATAGATGCGTGGGTAAGGCATCTACAAGCCGGCCATACCAGAGGCGAGACGCTAACGAAGCTTTTCGAGGTAGCGGCATCGGCGGAGGCTAAGGCGGCCGATCCTAGGGCTGCTAAAATTTTCGAAAACAAATCCGCAGTCGCAGCCTATATGGCGGAAAAAATAGGCGATATCGGCAAAGACGGCAGCGGGAATTTCGACTACGCGCCGTTTCAGGAGATTATCAGGACGACGAACGAGTCAAATTTAGAAGCGCAAAAAGCCAAAATAGACGAGCTAGCCAGCAAAGGCGTCGAAAAGAGCCTAACCGACGGTCTAGACAACATAACGGGCACCGCGGGCAACGACGTATTTAACGGCGTTTACTACGCAGGCAACGGCACGCAAAAGTCTACTTTGTCGCCTCTTGACAAGATCGACGGAGGCGCAGGCAAAGATACGTTAAATTTGACCGTGTTTAAAAACGACGCTCCGCAAAATTTGACTACGACCGAGCTTCAAAATATCTTTAAAGGCGTAAGCAACGTCGAAAATCTAAATTTGATCTCGGAGACCCAGTTTGACGCCGGCGGAGTCAAATTTAACTTCGGGCTGGAAAATTTAAACATCTCTACCATAGGCGACGTGAGCATATCCGAGACCGACGCGACGAACAAAGTCTCCGTAAATACGACCGGCAAAGTTTCGCTAAACGCTAAAAATGCGCAGAATATCGATATCTCGGCAAAATCGGACGTGACCTTGATCGCGCAGGACGCTAAAACCGTAAACGTAAACAGCGAAGGCAAGGCAAATATCGCCGCGACCGCCGCGCAGACGTTAAATTTAAAAGCCAACGGCGAAACCGAAGTCGCAACAAGCGCAAAGACCGTAAATATCGATCTAAAAAGCAAAACCAACGCTCTTAAAAACTTCACGACCCAGGCCGCCGATTTGACTCTTGCAAATTTAAAGATAAACGACACGTCGGGAAATAACGTACTTATCGCATACGGCGCCAAAAAGATCAGCGTGACGGACGTCGATTTTGGCGCAAACTCCATCCGAACCGACGAACGGGACGTGGATTTTACGATGTCTTACGCGGACGAAGGCATAGCTAAACTATCCTCAAGCGCGGCCGACAAGGTAAAAACGCTAAATTTACACGCTAAAGCAGGCAAAAAAGGCCAGCTAGATCTAGGCAACATCGCGTCGTTAACCAAGGTCGCGGTAGACGGCGGCATGAGGGAATTTGCCATGGACTTGTCGGCTCAAGCAAATCTTACGAATTTCGACTCTAGCGCTTACGAGGGTAATTTCTCAAACCTAAAACTCAAAAACGTCCAAAACGCCACTGCAAAACTAGGCGGCGGGGATGATTTCGTAGAGATAGATAGCGCGGCAAATGTCCATAGTATCGACGGCGGCGCGGGCGAAGACACCATGGTCGTAACCTCTGCCGTAGCTACCGCGACGACAAATAAGCTTTCTCTTTTAAATTTTGAAAATTTAAAGATAACCGACGCCTTAAGTGGGGCCGTAGATATGACTAAATGGGCAAATTTGGGCTCCGTAACGCTAGCCGGCGGAGCGGGAGCTGGAGCAAAGATAGATAATCTAGCGAACAACTCTACGATAGTTGTCGAAAACGCCGCGATCGCAAACGATATAGCCGTAAATATCAAAGACGCGGCGAGCGGCGCAGACGATACGCTAATCTTAAAGATAAATCCTAAAGCAAATACGGCAGGACTGGACAACACCGGAAATTTCGTCATAGACGGCATAGAAAACGTCCGCATAGTCTCAAGCGCCGATACGGCAAAAACCGCCGCAGCCAAAAACGTAATAAACCTAAACGCTAGCGACGCGACTAAAAGCGCGCTATCGGGCGTCTACGTGAGCGGCGACGGCAATACCGAACTAAAACTAGGCGCAAATATCGTAAAAATAAAAGGCGTTGACGCAAGCTCGCTAACAGGCAAATTTACGTTTGACGCGGGAAATCACGTCGAAAGAGGCGGCGTCGTAAAAGGCGGTAGCGGAGACGATACGCTAAGCTTCGGCTCGGTAGCGGGTCTTAAAATAACCGGCGGAGCGGGAAACGACGTCTTTAAGGTCGGCAAGCTAGGAGCGGAGGCGAATTCGCCTTTTGGCACGGACAAGCTAAGCTCTATCACCGACTTTAGCAAGGGTGACAAACTATACACGGGAGGCGCCGCCGCGGAGTCAAATTCTATCGCCAAGTACGACTCAGACGCATCGCTAGATTTTGCCAACAACTTACGCGAAGCCGAAAAGGCGGCCGCTCAGCATGCGTCAAAGAGTGCGTATTTCACCTATCAGTCAAACACCTACATCGTTACGTCCGACGGCGTGCAAGGCGTAGGGCAGGACGACTACGTGACCAAGCTAGCCGGCACGGTAGATCTAAGCGGCGCGAGAGTAGATAGCGATCACAATATCGTCTTATAG
- a CDS encoding HlyD family type I secretion periplasmic adaptor subunit, with the protein MILKNEKGTVNFGLFVIFLLVGVFGIWLGMAPLNSAAVAVGKIGVVSNKKIIQHLEGGVVDKIFVKDGDMVKEGAPLVEIKNVALQSEMSVVRAEFLRTSVIVSRLEAQKDDATEVKFSDEIKQIEGYKEAIDGQLSIFNAQKKLLDEEKSILKQRIKQLENQIKGANAIVSAKQDRIKSLNEEIKEWERLFKEQLADKVRLRDLNREKTAVEGEIAAGKAEIARLNVQVTETQAQIILRDRTFKEDVLKKLEDAKTRLVDLQQRYNALKDQSDRTIVKSPVEGSVVELAFHTIGGVIRPGERIMSIVPDETDYVVEARLNVVDIDTVHVGQLADIRFSAFQHRPSFVMEGKVTYVSADSIQDNAGHSFYDIKAELTEEGMKEFKRNDFFIVPGMPVEVMIKTGDRTMLEYVLKPFIDMFKRAFNED; encoded by the coding sequence ATGATACTTAAAAATGAAAAAGGCACCGTAAATTTTGGGTTGTTCGTTATATTTTTGCTAGTCGGAGTTTTTGGAATTTGGCTCGGCATGGCGCCTCTTAATAGCGCTGCCGTAGCCGTCGGTAAAATAGGCGTAGTTAGTAACAAAAAAATCATCCAACACCTTGAGGGTGGCGTCGTAGATAAAATTTTCGTTAAAGACGGAGATATGGTCAAAGAGGGCGCTCCGTTAGTCGAGATAAAAAACGTTGCTTTGCAAAGCGAGATGAGCGTAGTTAGAGCAGAATTTTTAAGAACCAGCGTCATAGTTTCTAGATTGGAAGCCCAAAAAGACGATGCGACGGAAGTCAAATTTAGCGACGAAATAAAGCAAATCGAGGGCTATAAAGAGGCTATAGACGGGCAGTTGAGTATATTTAATGCGCAAAAAAAGCTTTTGGATGAAGAAAAATCCATCCTAAAGCAACGAATAAAACAGCTTGAAAATCAAATCAAAGGCGCAAATGCGATAGTAAGCGCCAAACAAGACCGCATAAAGTCTTTGAACGAAGAGATTAAAGAGTGGGAAAGGCTATTTAAGGAGCAGTTGGCCGACAAAGTCAGGCTACGCGACTTAAATAGAGAAAAAACGGCGGTCGAGGGTGAAATAGCTGCGGGCAAGGCCGAGATAGCAAGACTAAACGTCCAAGTTACCGAGACGCAAGCTCAAATTATATTAAGAGATAGAACGTTTAAAGAGGATGTATTAAAAAAGCTTGAAGACGCTAAAACTCGTCTTGTGGATCTTCAACAACGCTATAATGCTTTAAAAGATCAATCCGACCGCACTATAGTAAAATCTCCGGTTGAGGGTAGCGTCGTAGAACTAGCCTTCCATACTATCGGAGGCGTAATAAGGCCGGGCGAGAGAATAATGAGCATAGTGCCGGACGAGACCGACTATGTCGTAGAGGCTAGACTAAACGTAGTAGATATCGATACGGTGCATGTGGGGCAGCTTGCCGATATTAGATTTAGCGCATTTCAGCACAGGCCGAGCTTCGTCATGGAAGGTAAAGTAACGTACGTATCGGCCGATAGTATTCAGGATAATGCAGGTCACTCGTTTTACGATATTAAAGCCGAGCTTACCGAAGAGGGCATGAAAGAGTTTAAAAGAAACGACTTTTTTATAGTTCCCGGAATGCCGGTCGAAGTAATGATCAAAACCGGCGATAGGACGATGCTTGAGTATGTCTTAAAGCCGTTTATAGATATGTTTAAAAGGGCGTTCAATGAAGACTAA
- a CDS encoding type I secretion system permease/ATPase — protein MKVNELKESIKKSKHAMIYAGIFSMFINVLMLTSPLYMLQLYGRVVTSRSLDTLFFLTLIVIFLYLCMMFFEILRSRILVVFSNQIDLRLSERVYDAIFKLSARQPGRVSSQPMRDLNTIKQYLSTNGVFAFLDAPWLPFYILILFFFHPYFGYFSIAAAIVLFILALLNEGATKDGLKRSNDAFGAETRFVDLNLRNSEVIQAMGMNGNLKKIWHKKHNEFLEAHSESSVKAGMYANISKVFRVVSQSLMLGLGAYLVVLQEVNPGMMIAGSIIMGRALAPLDILISSWKSYKNTKESYARLSQFLEDFPADNEKLKLPDPKGDIFLETISLVPPHGKAPTLMGINFELKSGDMCAIIGPSAAGKSSLARAMLGVWPVFHGVVRVDGADITQYNSDHLGQFVGYLPQDVELFEGNIAENIARFGELDSEAIVRAAKLANVHDMILNLPDGYETKIGIGGASLSGGQRQRVALARALYKEPKIIVLDEPNASLDEEGERALFAALASMKGKATIVLITHKLNILNLVDKIAVLNAGRLMYFGARDAVLAELGKANAQQPQVAEQQKRRSISLEDAEG, from the coding sequence ATGAAAGTAAATGAACTAAAGGAGAGTATTAAAAAATCCAAACACGCTATGATATATGCTGGAATTTTCAGCATGTTCATAAACGTTTTGATGCTAACTTCTCCTCTATATATGTTACAACTTTACGGTAGGGTCGTAACGTCAAGAAGCCTTGATACGTTATTTTTCCTTACTCTGATAGTTATATTCTTATATCTATGTATGATGTTTTTCGAAATTTTACGTTCGAGAATTTTGGTAGTTTTTTCAAACCAGATAGATTTGAGGCTGTCCGAGAGAGTGTATGACGCGATTTTTAAGCTCTCGGCTAGGCAGCCCGGCAGAGTATCTTCTCAGCCGATGAGAGATCTAAATACCATAAAACAATATCTCAGCACCAACGGCGTGTTTGCGTTTCTTGACGCGCCGTGGCTACCTTTTTATATATTGATACTGTTTTTCTTCCACCCGTATTTTGGATATTTTAGTATCGCGGCTGCGATCGTTTTGTTTATTCTGGCTCTTTTAAACGAAGGCGCGACTAAAGACGGACTAAAAAGGTCAAATGATGCTTTTGGCGCCGAGACTCGCTTTGTCGATCTAAATTTGAGAAATTCCGAAGTCATCCAAGCCATGGGTATGAACGGAAATTTAAAGAAAATTTGGCACAAAAAGCATAATGAATTTCTAGAAGCTCACTCCGAGTCTAGCGTAAAAGCCGGGATGTATGCAAATATCAGTAAGGTATTTCGCGTCGTTTCCCAGTCGCTTATGCTGGGCCTTGGCGCGTATCTGGTCGTCTTGCAGGAAGTGAATCCGGGCATGATGATCGCAGGCTCTATTATCATGGGTCGCGCGCTAGCTCCGCTTGATATATTGATCTCAAGCTGGAAAAGCTATAAGAACACCAAAGAGAGCTATGCTAGACTTTCGCAGTTTTTAGAGGATTTCCCAGCCGACAATGAAAAGCTTAAGCTTCCAGATCCAAAAGGCGATATTTTCCTAGAAACCATAAGCCTAGTACCGCCTCATGGCAAAGCGCCTACTTTGATGGGCATAAATTTCGAGCTTAAAAGCGGAGATATGTGCGCGATTATCGGTCCGAGCGCTGCTGGTAAAAGCTCGCTAGCTAGAGCGATGCTAGGCGTGTGGCCTGTATTTCACGGCGTAGTGCGCGTGGACGGAGCCGATATCACTCAGTACAACAGCGACCATTTGGGTCAGTTTGTGGGGTATTTGCCACAAGACGTCGAGCTTTTTGAAGGAAATATCGCGGAAAATATCGCGAGATTCGGCGAACTGGATAGCGAGGCGATCGTACGGGCTGCGAAGCTAGCCAACGTTCATGATATGATATTAAATTTACCGGACGGATATGAAACCAAAATAGGCATAGGCGGAGCCAGCTTAAGCGGCGGACAACGCCAAAGAGTCGCTCTTGCCAGAGCGCTTTATAAAGAGCCTAAAATAATCGTACTGGACGAGCCGAACGCTAGCTTGGACGAAGAGGGCGAAAGAGCGCTATTTGCCGCTCTTGCGTCGATGAAAGGTAAGGCGACTATAGTGTTAATAACGCACAAGCTAAATATCTTAAATTTAGTTGATAAAATCGCCGTTTTAAATGCTGGAAGATTGATGTATTTTGGCGCCAGAGATGCGGTATTGGCTGAGCTCGGCAAGGCAAATGCGCAACAACCGCAGGTCGCAGAACAACAAAAAAGGCGTAGCATAAGCCTAGAAGATGCGGAGGGCTAA